The following are from one region of the Methyloversatilis discipulorum genome:
- the gloB gene encoding hydroxyacylglutathione hydrolase, producing MKIYPIPAFGDNYLWLAAAGDRALVVDPGDAAPVLAALDEHSLRLDTILITHHHADHIGGLGELKRRTGARVFGPADERIEHIDEVVREGSRVALPALAANFAVLEVPGHTRSHIAYVGGDLLFCGDTLFAAGCGRLFEGSAEQMWHSLSRLASLPLHTRVYCAHEYTQANLRFALAVEPDNQALLARIRRVAKQREAGLPSVPSALADELATNPFLRAREPAVIRAAEARAGRRLDSPVEVFAVLREWKNVF from the coding sequence ATGAAGATATATCCGATCCCCGCATTTGGCGACAACTATCTTTGGCTCGCCGCCGCAGGTGACCGGGCGCTGGTGGTCGATCCGGGCGATGCCGCCCCGGTGCTGGCCGCACTCGACGAACATTCGCTGCGCCTGGACACCATCCTGATCACCCATCACCACGCCGACCACATCGGCGGCCTCGGCGAACTGAAACGGCGCACCGGCGCCCGCGTGTTCGGCCCGGCCGACGAGCGCATCGAGCACATCGACGAGGTGGTGCGCGAAGGATCGCGCGTCGCCCTGCCCGCGCTCGCGGCCAACTTCGCCGTGCTGGAAGTGCCCGGTCACACGCGCAGCCACATCGCCTACGTCGGCGGCGACCTGCTGTTCTGCGGCGACACGTTGTTCGCCGCCGGCTGTGGGCGGCTGTTCGAGGGCAGCGCGGAACAGATGTGGCACTCGCTGTCGCGGCTTGCCTCGCTGCCGCTGCACACCCGTGTGTACTGCGCGCACGAATACACGCAGGCCAATCTTCGCTTTGCGCTGGCGGTCGAACCGGACAATCAGGCGTTGCTGGCGCGCATCCGCCGCGTGGCGAAGCAGCGCGAGGCCGGTCTGCCAAGCGTGCCGAGCGCTCTGGCCGACGAACTGGCGACCAACCCCTTCCTGCGTGCTCGCGAGCCGGCGGTCATCCGCGCGGCGGAAGCGCGCGCAGGCCGCAGACTGGACAGCCCGGTCGAGGTGTTCGCGGTATTGCGTGAATGGAAGAACGTGTTCTGA
- the dnaQ gene encoding DNA polymerase III subunit epsilon — protein sequence MIRQIILDTETTGLEWQNGDRLIEIGCVELVGRKRTGRRLHMYVNPEREVPEGAVAVHGITTDFLADKPKFRDVVDEFVDFVRDAELVIHNAAFDVGFLDNELNIVGRPPLRETCVWPAIDTVRMARDMFPGKRANLDALCERFGIENSHREFHGALLDAELLVEVYLAMTRGQESLIIDLEPETSAVRAAAAARPRGALRRVQASEAERAEHERVLAEIDKASGGATVWRKLEPVQAG from the coding sequence ATGATTCGCCAGATCATCCTCGATACCGAAACCACCGGACTGGAGTGGCAGAACGGCGACCGGCTGATCGAAATCGGCTGCGTCGAACTGGTCGGGCGCAAGCGCACCGGCCGTCGGCTGCACATGTACGTGAATCCGGAGCGCGAGGTGCCGGAGGGCGCGGTGGCGGTGCACGGCATCACCACCGACTTCCTCGCCGACAAACCGAAATTCCGCGACGTGGTCGATGAGTTCGTCGATTTCGTGCGCGACGCGGAACTGGTCATCCACAACGCAGCCTTCGACGTCGGCTTCCTCGACAACGAACTGAATATCGTCGGCCGGCCGCCGTTGCGCGAAACCTGCGTGTGGCCGGCGATCGATACCGTGCGCATGGCGCGCGACATGTTCCCGGGCAAGCGCGCCAACCTCGACGCGCTGTGCGAGCGCTTCGGCATCGAGAACTCGCACCGTGAGTTCCACGGCGCGCTGCTCGACGCGGAACTGCTGGTCGAGGTCTATCTGGCGATGACCCGGGGTCAGGAAAGCCTGATCATCGACCTCGAACCGGAGACCTCCGCGGTGCGTGCTGCCGCGGCGGCGCGCCCGCGTGGTGCATTGCGTCGGGTGCAGGCAAGCGAGGCTGAACGGGCCGAACACGAACGCGTGCTGGCCGAGATCGACAAGGCCAGCGGCGGCGCCACGGTCTGGCGCAAGCTCGAACCGGTGCAAGCCGGATGA
- a CDS encoding diguanylate cyclase, giving the protein MKALVIEDSQTGLAVVSQHLERMGILPIAATDGESGVAAFRQHNPDIVLLDVVLPGMDGYEVARRIRAIEQSGEWTPIIFLTARTADTDLVQGITAGGDDYLFKPISEVVLAAKVRAMQRILQMRYSLVVLTRKLDAANQELTRLTSLDGLTGLSNRRHFDETMLREWRRAARYKRPLSLVLVDVDHFKQYNDTYGHLAGDECLKTVASALQAVSRRPSDLVARYGGEEFALVLPETDLSGARSVAEGLCDAIRALQLPHAAAASGHVTISVGVASLMPGNGAGGPQNLIAEADLALYAAKSGGRDRVGFRQVETVAG; this is encoded by the coding sequence ATGAAAGCGCTGGTCATCGAAGATTCCCAGACAGGGCTCGCTGTCGTCAGCCAGCATCTGGAGCGGATGGGGATACTGCCTATTGCCGCCACCGACGGAGAGAGTGGTGTGGCGGCGTTCCGCCAGCACAATCCGGACATCGTGCTGCTCGACGTGGTGCTGCCGGGCATGGACGGCTACGAAGTCGCGCGCCGCATCCGCGCCATCGAGCAGTCGGGCGAATGGACACCCATCATCTTCCTGACCGCGCGCACGGCCGATACCGATCTCGTGCAGGGCATCACTGCCGGCGGCGACGACTATCTTTTCAAGCCGATCAGCGAAGTGGTGCTCGCCGCCAAGGTGCGTGCGATGCAGCGCATCCTGCAGATGCGTTACTCGCTGGTGGTGCTGACGCGCAAGCTCGACGCTGCCAACCAGGAACTCACCCGCCTCACCTCGCTCGACGGCCTGACCGGCCTCTCCAACCGTCGCCATTTCGACGAAACGATGCTGCGCGAGTGGCGCCGTGCGGCGCGCTACAAGCGTCCGCTGTCGCTGGTGCTGGTCGATGTCGATCATTTCAAGCAGTACAACGACACCTACGGCCATCTGGCAGGCGACGAGTGTCTGAAGACGGTGGCCAGTGCATTGCAGGCGGTGTCGCGCCGGCCGAGCGATCTGGTGGCGCGCTATGGTGGCGAGGAATTCGCGCTGGTGCTGCCGGAGACCGATCTGTCCGGCGCGCGCAGCGTGGCCGAAGGCCTGTGCGACGCGATCCGTGCGCTGCAGCTGCCGCACGCGGCTGCGGCGTCGGGCCACGTGACGATCAGCGTCGGCGTGGCCAGCCTGATGCCGGGCAACGGCGCCGGCGGCCCGCAGAACCTGATCGCCGAAGCCGACCTCGCGCTCTACGCGGCGAAGTCGGGTGGGCGCGATCGCGTGGGTTTCAGACAGGTCGAGACCGTCGCGGGCTGA
- the rnhA gene encoding ribonuclease HI, translated as MEEVIIYTDGACSGNPGPGGWGALLKSGAHEKEMSGGELSTTNNRMELMAVIEALNALKKPVRAVVYTDSQYVQKGISEWIHGWKRKGWKTAAGDPVKNVDLWKALDAAAGVHQVEWKWVRGHAGHPENERADRLARDAIPARR; from the coding sequence TTGGAAGAAGTCATCATCTATACCGACGGCGCCTGCAGCGGCAATCCGGGCCCGGGCGGCTGGGGCGCGCTGCTGAAGAGCGGCGCGCACGAGAAGGAAATGTCGGGCGGCGAACTGTCGACCACCAACAACCGAATGGAACTGATGGCGGTGATCGAGGCACTGAACGCACTGAAGAAACCGGTGCGCGCGGTGGTCTATACCGACTCGCAGTACGTGCAGAAGGGCATCAGCGAGTGGATACACGGCTGGAAGCGCAAGGGCTGGAAGACGGCCGCCGGCGATCCGGTCAAGAACGTGGACCTGTGGAAGGCGCTCGACGCCGCGGCCGGCGTGCATCAGGTCGAATGGAAATGGGTGAGGGGTCACGCCGGTCACCCGGAGAACGAACGCGCCGACCGGCTGGCCCGGGACGCCATCCCGGCCCGTCGTTGA
- a CDS encoding class I SAM-dependent methyltransferase, which translates to MSIPGLHEWLDTPQGQYVQRWEHARVDQIVADVFGYNAVQIGLLEHDYLRANRMPFKLYCEDAKPGPPRALICDPVQLPFAATSVDLVVLPHVLEFASDPHAVLREVERVLVPEGQVLVTGFNPFSLWGARRRLRERDPFPWNGDWLSVPRLRDWFKLLSLDTQAGCFGCYCPPVLSEKWLARWHFMETAGDRWWPFLGGTYVLQGIKRVRGMRLIMPTWRDRRAAARALATVSPRAQKDKAAGQ; encoded by the coding sequence ATGTCGATTCCCGGTCTGCACGAATGGTTGGACACGCCGCAGGGACAGTATGTCCAGCGCTGGGAGCACGCGCGGGTCGACCAGATCGTGGCCGACGTGTTCGGCTACAACGCGGTGCAGATCGGGCTGCTGGAACACGACTACCTGCGCGCCAACCGGATGCCGTTCAAGCTCTATTGCGAGGACGCGAAGCCGGGCCCGCCGCGGGCGCTGATCTGCGATCCGGTGCAGTTGCCGTTTGCGGCGACCAGTGTCGATCTGGTCGTGCTGCCGCACGTGCTCGAATTCGCCAGCGATCCGCACGCGGTGCTGCGCGAGGTCGAACGCGTGCTGGTGCCGGAGGGGCAGGTGCTGGTGACCGGCTTCAATCCGTTCAGCCTGTGGGGGGCGCGACGGCGCCTGCGCGAGCGCGACCCTTTCCCGTGGAATGGCGACTGGCTGTCGGTGCCGCGCCTGCGCGACTGGTTCAAGCTGCTCAGCCTGGACACCCAGGCCGGCTGCTTCGGCTGTTACTGCCCGCCGGTACTCAGCGAGAAATGGCTGGCGCGCTGGCACTTCATGGAAACCGCCGGCGATCGCTGGTGGCCCTTTCTCGGTGGCACCTACGTGCTGCAGGGAATCAAGCGCGTGCGCGGCATGCGTCTCATCATGCCGACCTGGCGCGACCGCCGGGCGGCCGCGCGCGCGCTGGCAACCGTCAGCCCGCGTGCGCAGAAGGACAAGGCGGCGGGGCAGTGA
- a CDS encoding NAD(P)H-dependent flavin oxidoreductase, whose protein sequence is MTFPAIAGLRLPLIQAPMAGVQDHRLAAAVSNAGGLGSLPAAMLGADALHDQLSALQALTDRPINVNFFCHVQPSPDAAREARWRAALAPYYAEFDVDPAQVSAGPGRMPFSADMADVLEAFRPAVVSFHFGLPAADLLARVKAWGACVLGSATTVAEARWLEAHGADAIIAQGLEAGGHRGHFLSDDLSEQLGTFALLPQVVRAVSRPVIAAGGIADAQGVAAAMALGASAVQVGTAYLCCPEATTSAVHRAALGSEAARHTALTNVFSGRPARGIVNRAMRELGPISADAPTFPLATAAMAPLRARAEAAGSGDFSPLWCGQNAAGCQPVPAAELTRLLSAGFAL, encoded by the coding sequence ATGACATTTCCGGCTATCGCGGGCCTGCGCCTGCCACTGATCCAGGCGCCGATGGCCGGTGTGCAGGATCACCGGCTTGCCGCTGCCGTGTCGAACGCAGGCGGTCTCGGTTCGCTGCCGGCCGCCATGCTGGGTGCGGACGCTTTGCACGATCAGCTGAGCGCGCTGCAGGCGCTCACCGACCGGCCGATCAACGTCAATTTCTTCTGTCATGTGCAGCCGTCGCCGGACGCGGCGCGCGAGGCTCGCTGGCGCGCTGCGCTTGCGCCGTATTACGCCGAGTTCGATGTCGATCCGGCGCAAGTGTCGGCCGGGCCGGGGCGCATGCCTTTCAGTGCCGACATGGCCGATGTGCTCGAAGCCTTTCGTCCGGCGGTCGTCAGTTTCCACTTCGGGCTGCCGGCGGCCGATCTGCTGGCGCGGGTCAAGGCCTGGGGCGCGTGCGTGCTGGGCTCCGCCACCACGGTGGCCGAGGCGCGCTGGCTCGAGGCGCACGGCGCCGATGCGATCATCGCGCAGGGGCTGGAGGCGGGCGGTCACCGCGGACATTTCCTGTCCGACGATCTGAGCGAACAGCTCGGCACCTTTGCGCTGCTGCCGCAGGTGGTGCGCGCGGTGTCGCGCCCCGTCATCGCCGCCGGCGGCATTGCCGACGCCCAGGGCGTGGCGGCCGCGATGGCGCTGGGGGCGAGCGCGGTGCAGGTCGGTACCGCCTATCTGTGCTGTCCCGAGGCGACGACCTCGGCCGTGCATCGCGCGGCGCTGGGCAGCGAGGCGGCACGTCACACCGCGCTGACCAATGTGTTTTCCGGGCGACCGGCGCGTGGCATCGTCAATCGAGCGATGCGCGAACTGGGGCCGATCAGCGCCGACGCGCCGACGTTTCCGCTCGCCACGGCGGCGATGGCGCCGCTGCGTGCGCGCGCCGAAGCGGCCGGAAGCGGTGATTTCTCGCCGCTGTGGTGCGGCCAGAATGCCGCCGGCTGCCAGCCGGTGCCCGCGGCCGAACTGACGCGGCTGCTGTCGGCAGGCTTCGCGCTCTGA
- a CDS encoding transglycosylase SLT domain-containing protein — protein sequence MAVHPVVWQFIPSTGKLYGLEQNAQRDDRRDIVASTAAALEYLQRIYEMHGDWHLALASYNWGEGAVGRAVMRNQAAGLPTDYASLNMPNETRHYVPKLQALKNIIAQPELFGIELDTVENKPYFTLVAEAPTMDLATAARLADVPVAEIKALNPQHKRPVIRAGEGGAQLVLPSHAVDTFMSNLSNRDADAAPAAGAPWRTYTLGPKETLATVIRRFGVTEWRLRRFNGLSPTVKIGPGTTLLVPDENSSLSLDGAGNAEEAPRLGVTKPKYKRVKRNGRWVNVPITPPSGNKAVKPAVQKKTAAPAAKKKAVIPVKKPAAKKPAPKK from the coding sequence GTGGCAGTTCATCCCGTCGTGTGGCAGTTCATCCCGTCGACCGGCAAGCTCTACGGCCTGGAACAGAACGCGCAGCGCGACGACCGTCGCGACATCGTCGCCTCGACAGCGGCGGCGCTCGAATATCTGCAGCGTATCTACGAAATGCACGGCGACTGGCACCTGGCGCTCGCCTCGTACAACTGGGGTGAAGGCGCGGTCGGTCGCGCGGTCATGCGCAATCAGGCGGCCGGCCTGCCGACCGACTACGCCTCGCTGAACATGCCCAACGAAACGCGGCACTACGTGCCCAAGCTGCAGGCGCTGAAGAACATCATTGCCCAGCCGGAACTGTTCGGCATCGAACTCGATACGGTTGAGAACAAGCCCTACTTCACGCTGGTGGCCGAAGCGCCGACCATGGATCTGGCCACTGCGGCGCGACTGGCCGACGTGCCGGTGGCCGAGATCAAGGCGCTCAACCCGCAGCACAAGCGGCCGGTCATCCGCGCTGGCGAAGGCGGTGCGCAGCTGGTGCTGCCGTCGCACGCAGTCGACACCTTCATGTCCAACCTCAGCAACCGTGACGCCGATGCCGCACCGGCAGCCGGTGCGCCGTGGCGCACCTATACGCTGGGTCCGAAGGAAACGCTGGCCACCGTCATCCGCCGCTTCGGGGTGACCGAGTGGCGGCTGCGCCGCTTCAACGGCCTGTCACCGACAGTGAAGATCGGTCCGGGCACCACGCTGCTGGTGCCCGACGAGAACAGCAGCCTGTCGCTTGACGGTGCAGGCAACGCCGAAGAGGCGCCGCGTCTGGGCGTGACCAAGCCGAAGTACAAGCGGGTCAAGCGGAATGGACGCTGGGTGAACGTGCCGATCACGCCGCCATCCGGCAACAAGGCGGTGAAACCGGCAGTGCAGAAGAAAACTGCCGCGCCTGCCGCCAAGAAGAAGGCCGTCATTCCGGTGAAGAAACCTGCGGCAAAGAAGCCGGCACCGAAGAAATAG
- a CDS encoding isocitrate/isopropylmalate family dehydrogenase: protein MSAQKIPATLIPGDGIGPEIMEAALAALEAVGAPFEWEEMPAGMGALKNEGDPLPAKTLDSIRRTRLALKGPLETPVGGGFRSINVRLREEFKLYANIRPARTLIPGGRYDNIDLIVCRENLEGLYMGYEHFIPIEGDPHAVAMSTGVNTRQGARHILEYAFEHAIALGRKKVTVVHKANIMKALTGIFLETAEQMYEERYKGKIQFEQVIVDACCMKLVMNPWQFDVLVTTNLFGDILSDLTAGLVGGLGMAPGSNIGADAAIFEAVHGSAPDIAGKGIANPTALVLAAALMLDHVNMQDKGDRIRKAVSETLNIDNVRTGDLGGRASTKEYTTALVARIRSGG, encoded by the coding sequence ATGAGCGCGCAGAAAATCCCCGCCACACTGATCCCCGGTGACGGCATCGGACCGGAAATCATGGAAGCCGCGCTGGCGGCGCTCGAAGCGGTGGGGGCTCCGTTCGAGTGGGAAGAGATGCCTGCCGGCATGGGGGCGCTGAAGAACGAGGGCGACCCGCTGCCGGCCAAGACGCTGGACAGCATCCGCCGTACAAGGCTGGCACTGAAGGGGCCGCTGGAAACCCCGGTCGGCGGCGGTTTCCGCTCGATCAACGTGCGCCTGCGCGAGGAGTTCAAGCTGTACGCCAACATCCGCCCGGCGCGCACGCTGATCCCGGGTGGCCGTTACGACAACATCGACCTCATCGTCTGCCGCGAGAACCTCGAAGGCCTGTACATGGGCTACGAGCACTTCATCCCGATCGAGGGCGACCCGCACGCGGTGGCGATGTCGACCGGCGTGAACACCCGCCAGGGCGCACGCCACATCCTTGAATACGCCTTCGAACACGCGATCGCGCTCGGCCGCAAGAAAGTGACCGTGGTGCACAAGGCCAACATCATGAAGGCGCTGACCGGCATCTTCCTGGAGACGGCCGAGCAGATGTACGAGGAGCGCTACAAGGGCAAGATCCAGTTCGAACAGGTCATCGTCGACGCCTGCTGCATGAAGCTGGTGATGAACCCCTGGCAGTTCGACGTGCTGGTCACCACCAACCTGTTCGGCGACATCCTGTCCGACCTGACCGCCGGCCTGGTCGGCGGCCTGGGCATGGCGCCCGGTTCCAACATCGGTGCCGACGCGGCCATCTTCGAAGCGGTGCACGGCTCGGCACCGGACATCGCGGGCAAGGGCATCGCCAATCCGACCGCGCTGGTGCTGGCCGCCGCGCTGATGCTCGACCACGTGAACATGCAGGACAAGGGCGACCGCATCCGCAAGGCGGTGTCGGAGACCCTGAACATCGACAACGTCCGCACCGGTGACCTCGGCGGCCGTGCCAGCACGAAGGAGTACACCACCGCGCTGGTCGCCCGCATCCGCTCGGGCGGCTGA